The DNA sequence GAGCGCTATCTCGATCACACGCTCGACATCGCTCTCTGCGACCGTCACCACGGCCCGGCCCTGCGTCTCGCTGAAAAGCGCGGCGACCGGCGGCAGCACACCGTCGTCGTCGCCCTCGCCAAGGTCGAGGTGGACGTCGGCGCCGATGCCACCCGCCATGCAGCTCTCGGCGAGCGCGACCGCGAGCCCGCCCTCTGCGCAGTCGTGCGCCGAGCGCAGCAGCCCTTCGCCGATCGCGGAGAGCAGCACCTCGCGCAGCGCCGCTTCGTGCGCGAGGTCCACGCGTGGCGGCGCTCCGGCAACCGTGTCGAACACAACCTTCAGGTACTCGCTCCCGCCGAGCTCTGCCTCGGTCTCGCCGAGGAGCACGATCACGTCGCCCGCCTCCTTGAACGCGAGCGTCGTGTGCTTTGAGACGTCATCGAGAATGCCTACGAGCCCGACGGTGGGGGTGGGGTAGATCGGCTGGCCAAATGACTCGTTGTAAAACGAGACGTTGCCGGAGATGACCGGTATCTCCCACGCGCGACACGCGTCCGCCATGCCGCGGATTGCCTCCGTAAACGTCCAGAAGACCTCTGGCTTCTCAGGCGAGCCGAAGTTAAGACAGTCGGTGATGGCAGCGGGCCGCCCGCCAGAACACGCCACGTTGCGCGCCGCCTCGGCGACCGCAATCTGCGCACCAACATACGGGTCGAGATAGACGTAGCGGCCGTTGCAATCGGTCGACACCGCGATGCCGCGCTCCGTGACCTCGCCGCGGCCGGGCAGTCCGATGCGCAAGACAGCCGCATCCGAGCCGGGCAACACCACGGTACCCTGCATGACCTGGTGGTCGTATTGCTCCCAGATCCAGCGGCGCGAGCAGATGTTTGGGCTCGCGAGCAGGTCGAACAGCGTCGCGGTGAGCATCTCGGGCTCGTCCGGATGATCGAACTCCGCGAGCGGGTCGAACGCGTGCAGCTCGTCGAGGTAGGCGGGGCGTTCGGCGGGCGGGTCGTAGATCGGCGCGTCGTGCGCGAGCGTGGCCGCGGGCATGTCGCCCACCACTTCGTCACCCTCACGGATCACAAACCGCCCAGTGTCGGTGACCTGACCGATGACGGTCGCGGGAAGCCCCCACCGCTCGCAAATGTCCTGGACCTCGCCGAGCTTCTCCGGGGTGACGACCGCAAGCATGCGCTCCTGCGACTCAGAGACCATGATCTCAAACGGCTTCATCGCGTCTTCGCGCTGCGGGACGAGCGTGACGTCGATCTCGAGCCCCACGCCGCCGCGCGACGCCATCTCGCTCGCACTCGACGTGAGCCCGGCCGCGCCGAGGTCGCCGAGGGCCACGAGCACGTCGCGCGAGAGCAGCTCAAGGCACGCCTCGATGAGCAGCTTCTCGGTGAACGGGTCGCCCACCTGCAC is a window from the Clostridiales bacterium genome containing:
- the purL gene encoding phosphoribosylformylglycinamidine synthase subunit PurL, which gives rise to LDEPRQRYLFEGAVAGIGGYGNCLGVPTVGGEVYFEEAYAGNCLINAMAIGLMREEDLMRAVAAGPGNLLVLIGSTTGRDGIGGASVLASQEFDEKAEEKRPSVQVGDPFTEKLLIEACLELLSRDVLVALGDLGAAGLTSSASEMASRGGVGLEIDVTLVPQREDAMKPFEIMVSESQERMLAVVTPEKLGEVQDICERWGLPATVIGQVTDTGRFVIREGDEVVGDMPAATLAHDAPIYDPPAERPAYLDELHAFDPLAEFDHPDEPEMLTATLFDLLASPNICSRRWIWEQYDHQVMQGTVVLPGSDAAVLRIGLPGRGEVTERGIAVSTDCNGRYVYLDPYVGAQIAVAEAARNVACSGGRPAAITDCLNFGSPEKPEVFWTFTEAIRGMADACRAWEIPVISGNVSFYNESFGQPIYPTPTVGLVGILDDVSKHTTLAFKEAGDVIVLLGETEAELGGSEYLKVVFDTVAGAPPRVDLAHEAALREVLLSAIGEGLLRSAHDCAEGGLAVALAESCMAGGIGADVHLDLGEGDDDGVLPPVAALFSETQGRAVVTVAESDVERVIEIALSHGVPYSVVGEVGGESLRIEGLIEAEVAALEGIYEDALATYVHPEEMFASEGLREE